The window AACGGCAAATTGTTGCTGGAGCAATAAGTCCGGCCGCTTGGTGCCCCCTCCCGGTCGCGGCTGCGCGGTGCTATATTGATCCGATGAACAGGTTCGATGCGATCGATACGTTGCGGCGTTCCGAGCGGGCTTTGCGCGGGCGTGGGGTGATGCATGCGGCTCTGTTTGGCTCGGTTGCACGGGGCGACCACCGCGCTGATAGCGATATCGATATCATGATCGAAATCGATCCGGGCGCACGCCTGACGGTTTTCGAC of the Bradyrhizobium quebecense genome contains:
- a CDS encoding nucleotidyltransferase family protein, with amino-acid sequence MNRFDAIDTLRRSERALRGRGVMHAALFGSVARGDHRADSDIDIMIEIDPGARLTVFDYMDIKEYISGLFEGPVDVVNRDALKPYVRPAATADAIYAF